The genomic window TATATATATCCAAAGAAACTTCTTCACTGTTAGTGATTTCAATACCTAAACGTTTTAATATGGCGTGAACAATTCCTTTTAAATAATAGAAATTAGTGGTGTCCGAAGTAACTTTCCAGTTCTCTTTAAACTTTTCACCAGAAATTAAAATACTTAAGCGTTTTTGCTCCGAACGTTCACCATTTTTCTGGTTATAAGTTTTTCCGAATTCAAATAATTTTAGATCGCTTTGTTTTCGATTCGTGTTATAGGCTATGCTTTCTAAACCTGAAAAAAGTAGCGTACGTCGCATTATAGCCAAATCCTGGCTAAGTGGATTTAAAATACTGACGTTCTCCGCATCGTCAAAAGATGAAGTAAGCTGATGGTAACTCGCAGAAGTCAAAGAATTAGCTAAAATCTCATTAAAACCCTGACCAATTAATTGATTTGCAATAGTATCTTGGATACGATGATCAGCATATGGATCAATAGATGCAATAGAAGCATTTAACTTTGTCGAAAAATTAATAGCATTGTAACCATAAACCCTTAAGATTTCTTCAATAACATCTACTTCGCGGGTGACATCATTTCGATAAGCAGGTATACTTAACCCCAAAGCACTTTCTGTAGCATGGTTAATCTGAATTTCAAGGGAGCTTAAGATACTTTTAATAGTTCCCTGCGGAAGTTCCTGTCCAATCAATTTCGTCACTTTTTCAAAAGAAAGAAAAACCTCCTTATCTTCAATTTTTTTAGGGTATAAATCTTCTACCTGGCTGGTTATTTTACCACCAGCCAACTCCTGAATTAACAGTGCAGCCCGTTTTAAGGCATACACGGTAATATTCGGATCGATGCCCCGTTCAAACCGGAAAGATGCGTCCGTATGCAATCCGTGCCTTTTTGAAGTTTTACGTATGGATACCGGATCAAAATAAGCACTCTCTAAAAATATAGAAGTGGTTTGATCCGAAACCCCGGAATGTAGTCCACCAAAGACACCTGCAATACACAAAGGTTTTTCTGTATCGCAGATCATTAAATCATCCGTATGAAGGGTTCTTTCCACTCCATCAAGTGTTACAAAACTAGTACCGGATTCTACTGTTTTTACATGAATTTCTTCTCCTTTAATTTGATCAGCATCAAAAGCATGCAAAGGTTGCCCTAATTCATGTAAAACATAGTTGGTCACATCCACAATATTATTCTTGGGGGTAATCCCAATGGCTTTTAACCGGCTTTGTAACCAGTCAGGTGATGCTTTTACTGTTACATCCGAAATCGTAAGTCCGGTATAACGCGGAGCCAGTTCTTTATTTTCTACGTTTATACTTATCTTTCGTAATTCACCTTCAACGTTAAATTTACTTACCGAAGGGGTAATTAGTTCATAGTGCTCTCCCTGCTGAATAAGGCCTGCTTTTAAATCACG from Aquimarina sp. ERC-38 includes these protein-coding regions:
- the pheT gene encoding phenylalanine--tRNA ligase subunit beta, which codes for MKISYNWLQQFIKPDWDIEKTGELLTDLGLEVEGISTYESIKGSLRGVVVGEVLACEPHSNADKLKVTKVDIGTESPVQIVCGAPNVAKGQKVPVATIGTTLYTKEGEAWIIKKGKIRGEESHGMICAEDELGLGTSHDGILVLHASLQPGTPAADVFTIEEDSVIEIGLTPNRADAMSHWGVARDLKAGLIQQGEHYELITPSVSKFNVEGELRKISINVENKELAPRYTGLTISDVTVKASPDWLQSRLKAIGITPKNNIVDVTNYVLHELGQPLHAFDADQIKGEEIHVKTVESGTSFVTLDGVERTLHTDDLMICDTEKPLCIAGVFGGLHSGVSDQTTSIFLESAYFDPVSIRKTSKRHGLHTDASFRFERGIDPNITVYALKRAALLIQELAGGKITSQVEDLYPKKIEDKEVFLSFEKVTKLIGQELPQGTIKSILSSLEIQINHATESALGLSIPAYRNDVTREVDVIEEILRVYGYNAINFSTKLNASIASIDPYADHRIQDTIANQLIGQGFNEILANSLTSASYHQLTSSFDDAENVSILNPLSQDLAIMRRTLLFSGLESIAYNTNRKQSDLKLFEFGKTYNQKNGERSEQKRLSILISGEKFKENWKVTSDTTNFYYLKGIVHAILKRLGIEITNSEEVSLDIYNEALTYYHNKLELLNFGSVNTKILENLSIKNPVFYADIYWDTLVQLTKKSKITFKEISKYPEVRRDFALLLDKHIRFNEIEQIARSTERKLLKKIDLFDVYEGKNLPEGKKSYAVSFIFSDENKTLTDKQIDKVMKKLQHNFEQKLGASLR